The Candidatus Poribacteria bacterium genome includes a region encoding these proteins:
- a CDS encoding zinc-binding dehydrogenase, which produces MKVVAKFGPESAGLIDKPDPVAKGEFVVVKIHSAPMCTEYKGFKNEGESDSFGHEAAGEVVEIAQAGTVKVGDRVVVMPHFPCGKCYICLAGEYAHCPDDNKILHITEQTGVTATFAQYVLKQDWLLVPIPEEVSYHHAAMACCGLGSTSNAMRLMNVNAFDTVLITGMGPIGLGGVINAVYRGAHVIAVESHPYRAALAKKLGAAEVVNPQDEDVIDQIQDLTDGRGIDKGVECSAASAAVRLLIEAARPKGHIALIGGIGEVEIQGSNIINKGLTLHGTRHYNLIETPAMMQMITQVKEQLDTFITHTFPMRQIQEAWALQCTHNCGKVVLNAWS; this is translated from the coding sequence TGGTCGTCAAAATTCATTCAGCACCTATGTGTACGGAATATAAAGGCTTCAAAAATGAAGGTGAGAGTGACAGTTTCGGCCACGAAGCCGCGGGCGAAGTGGTAGAAATCGCACAAGCGGGCACTGTTAAGGTAGGCGACCGCGTTGTCGTGATGCCACACTTCCCCTGTGGAAAGTGTTATATCTGCTTAGCAGGCGAATATGCCCATTGTCCGGACGACAATAAAATTCTACACATTACCGAACAGACAGGTGTGACGGCGACTTTTGCGCAGTACGTCCTTAAACAGGACTGGCTGCTCGTGCCAATTCCGGAGGAAGTCTCCTATCATCATGCTGCAATGGCATGTTGTGGGCTGGGATCGACATCTAATGCTATGCGGTTAATGAACGTCAATGCGTTTGATACCGTCCTAATCACAGGAATGGGACCTATTGGACTTGGCGGCGTGATTAATGCTGTGTATAGGGGGGCGCACGTCATCGCTGTTGAAAGCCACCCGTATCGCGCAGCCCTCGCGAAAAAACTTGGTGCAGCGGAAGTCGTCAACCCACAAGACGAGGATGTCATCGATCAGATTCAGGATTTGACTGATGGTAGAGGCATCGACAAAGGCGTGGAGTGCTCAGCGGCTTCCGCAGCAGTCCGATTATTGATTGAGGCAGCACGTCCAAAAGGACACATCGCATTGATCGGTGGAATTGGCGAAGTGGAAATTCAAGGGAGTAATATTATCAATAAAGGCTTGACCTTACACGGCACGCGGCATTACAATCTCATAGAGACACCTGCTATGATGCAGATGATTACACAAGTGAAGGAACAGCTGGATACATTCATCACGCATACCTTCCCTATGCGCCAGATTCAAGAGGCATGGGCGTTGCAGTGTACACATAACTGCGGGAAAGTCGTCCTTAATGCATGGTCGTAA
- a CDS encoding BMP family protein, with amino-acid sequence MIQISYKLRNNVAIYGLHLCLFIIGFMLIGSANLEAKGHEKFKVAMLLPGSISDAGWNALAYEGLKEIEKQLGAEISHAETRTPTDQEEQFRSYALDGYHMVFGHGYEFQDPAKAVAPDFPETIFITSSGGTITDNISPVNFRVEQAAYLLGIIAGMMTNTNKLGVMGGQNIPSVNSTFMAFEGGAKSVNPDAEVSWVYVGNWEDIGKGKELALAQISEGVDFIFPNADAAGLGAYEAAEIFNKSETAQKEERMVYTFGANRDKSDISPTVIANAVITPNAFVKIAKIIKEGKFKPQIYTFNMLTDEAITLTYSPTLKSKVPEAVQKAVEDAKAKILAGELKVPQIDFSEKEDDKD; translated from the coding sequence GTGATACAAATATCTTATAAGTTACGAAATAATGTTGCAATCTATGGATTACACCTGTGTCTTTTCATCATTGGATTCATGCTGATCGGGAGTGCAAACCTTGAAGCAAAAGGGCATGAAAAATTTAAGGTCGCCATGCTGCTTCCGGGTTCAATTAGTGATGCGGGTTGGAACGCTTTAGCGTATGAGGGCCTTAAGGAAATTGAAAAACAACTCGGTGCGGAAATCAGCCACGCTGAGACCCGAACCCCGACAGATCAGGAAGAACAATTCCGCTCGTACGCACTCGACGGTTACCACATGGTGTTCGGACACGGATATGAGTTTCAAGATCCTGCGAAAGCAGTCGCCCCGGATTTTCCTGAGACGATCTTCATTACGTCTTCCGGCGGCACTATCACCGACAACATTTCACCCGTCAATTTTCGTGTTGAGCAGGCTGCCTATCTGTTAGGCATAATCGCAGGTATGATGACCAACACAAATAAACTTGGGGTCATGGGCGGACAGAACATCCCATCTGTTAACAGCACGTTTATGGCGTTTGAAGGGGGCGCAAAAAGTGTTAACCCTGATGCAGAGGTATCTTGGGTATACGTCGGAAATTGGGAGGACATCGGCAAAGGCAAGGAGCTCGCACTCGCACAGATTAGCGAAGGCGTTGACTTTATTTTTCCCAATGCTGACGCAGCTGGACTCGGTGCCTATGAAGCCGCTGAGATTTTTAATAAATCTGAAACCGCCCAAAAAGAGGAAAGAATGGTATACACCTTCGGGGCAAACCGAGATAAAAGCGATATATCTCCAACTGTGATTGCAAACGCAGTAATTACACCGAACGCATTTGTGAAGATCGCCAAGATCATTAAAGAAGGCAAGTTTAAACCGCAAATCTATACCTTCAACATGCTAACCGACGAAGCGATCACGCTTACCTACAGTCCTACATTGAAAAGTAAGGTACCGGAAGCGGTGCAAAAAGCCGTCGAAGATGCCAAAGCCAAAATCCTCGCAGGTGAGTTGAAGGTGCCACAAATTGACTTCTCCGAAAAGGAAGACGACAAAGATTGA
- a CDS encoding Gfo/Idh/MocA family oxidoreductase — protein sequence MNSMANNMPLSTPLDVRRGITSAADVAFPLRWGILGAGRISPMWIEALHACEGATVTAVAARKIDRAKEFARQYGVATAYGDYREMVTADDVDIVYIGTINRLHKEHTLLAIEAGKHVLCEKPLTESLSDAQEMYAAAEEKDVMMQDGMWTRFFPAVEHARAAIETGAIGEVVLTQSDFFDPIYTIQAAPLAFGASAVPRTVIALGDRVGGAMVDYGDDKYAILTFPPRNSELPEVTELVGTEGRITLERPAHCPTRISIRIPPPNGVPSQYRTRNAPAPLHYFEYPLPGSVAMARSSPNQHGFLYQAEAVHRCLAAGLRQCPQYNKEESLHAMHVLTEINKARQVSLTA from the coding sequence ATGAATTCGATGGCAAACAACATGCCTCTCTCAACGCCACTAGACGTTCGTCGTGGCATAACAAGCGCGGCAGATGTTGCTTTTCCGTTGCGTTGGGGCATTCTCGGTGCTGGCAGAATCTCGCCGATGTGGATAGAGGCATTGCACGCCTGCGAAGGGGCAACCGTAACCGCTGTGGCAGCACGCAAAATCGACCGAGCAAAAGAATTTGCAAGACAATACGGGGTTGCTACCGCCTATGGCGACTACAGAGAGATGGTCACAGCCGACGATGTGGATATTGTGTACATCGGCACGATCAACCGGCTGCACAAAGAACACACCCTTCTCGCAATTGAGGCGGGCAAGCATGTACTCTGCGAGAAACCGCTCACCGAGAGCCTTTCCGACGCGCAAGAGATGTATGCAGCCGCTGAAGAAAAAGACGTGATGATGCAGGACGGTATGTGGACCCGTTTTTTCCCGGCGGTAGAACATGCCCGCGCCGCAATTGAAACAGGCGCTATCGGCGAAGTGGTGCTGACACAGTCCGACTTCTTCGACCCGATCTACACCATCCAAGCAGCACCGCTCGCGTTCGGTGCGTCGGCAGTGCCAAGAACGGTCATCGCTTTGGGGGATAGAGTCGGTGGCGCAATGGTGGATTATGGGGACGACAAGTATGCCATCCTAACATTCCCGCCGCGCAACTCCGAGCTACCCGAAGTGACAGAACTCGTTGGGACAGAGGGACGCATCACACTTGAACGACCCGCACACTGTCCGACGCGTATCTCTATCCGAATTCCACCGCCAAATGGTGTGCCTTCGCAGTACAGAACCCGAAACGCACCCGCGCCGCTGCATTATTTTGAGTATCCGTTACCTGGATCCGTAGCGATGGCACGATCTTCTCCGAATCAACACGGCTTTCTCTACCAAGCCGAAGCTGTCCACCGATGTCTCGCTGCAGGCTTGCGGCAATGTCCACAGTACAACAAGGAAGAATCATTGCACGCAATGCATGTGTTGACGGAAATCAATAAAGCGAGGCAAGTTTCCTTGACAGCTTGA
- a CDS encoding BMP family protein yields the protein MKHISCKSRYGIAIYTLHLCLFAIGFMLGCERLQDSSKIIHAPESGTFKVGMLLPGSISDQGWNALAHDGLKAIETELGAEISYVESLTPSDWEADFRSYAMQGYHLIFGHGYEYQEAAIAVAQDYPEIIFITSAGASGAIRENVSPIVFRLEQATYLLGMIAGMMTATDKIGIIGGQELPSGNSTFMAFEGGVKSVNPDTVVQRAYVGDWENIAKARELALAQINEGVDFIFHNANEAGIGVFEAVVLAQDAGKTVYAFGANRDQTAVSPRAVLANAMITPRAYIQLATAVKEGTFEPKVYVFTMTTDGAIALTYNPALRDQVPEEVQQKIEEARQQILAGTLEVPQIDFTAMSEE from the coding sequence GTGAAACATATATCTTGCAAATCGAGATATGGCATTGCAATCTATACCCTACATTTGTGTCTCTTCGCAATCGGATTCATGTTAGGTTGTGAGCGGCTTCAGGATAGCAGCAAAATTATCCACGCGCCAGAATCGGGAACGTTCAAGGTAGGTATGCTTCTGCCAGGTTCCATTAGCGATCAAGGATGGAATGCCTTGGCACACGACGGATTAAAAGCGATTGAAACGGAGTTAGGAGCGGAAATCAGTTACGTTGAAAGTTTAACTCCCTCGGATTGGGAGGCGGATTTTCGCTCCTATGCGATGCAAGGATACCATCTCATCTTCGGGCATGGCTACGAATATCAGGAAGCAGCCATAGCAGTTGCACAAGACTACCCTGAAATCATCTTTATCACGTCTGCCGGAGCGAGTGGGGCTATTCGCGAGAACGTCTCACCGATCGTCTTTCGGCTTGAACAAGCTACGTATCTTTTGGGAATGATAGCCGGTATGATGACCGCAACAGACAAGATCGGTATTATCGGTGGGCAGGAACTTCCGTCCGGTAATAGCACGTTTATGGCGTTTGAAGGGGGTGTGAAAAGCGTTAACCCTGACACTGTCGTGCAACGCGCCTATGTGGGGGACTGGGAAAATATTGCCAAGGCAAGGGAACTGGCACTTGCACAGATTAATGAAGGTGTTGACTTTATTTTTCACAATGCGAATGAGGCTGGAATCGGTGTGTTTGAAGCAGTCGTCTTGGCGCAAGACGCTGGCAAGACCGTCTATGCATTCGGTGCCAACCGAGATCAAACCGCTGTCTCTCCTCGTGCAGTGCTCGCCAATGCTATGATTACACCGAGAGCCTACATACAACTCGCGACAGCTGTCAAGGAAGGGACTTTTGAACCCAAAGTCTATGTTTTCACAATGACAACTGACGGCGCAATCGCTTTGACCTATAACCCAGCACTGAGGGATCAGGTACCCGAAGAGGTACAGCAAAAGATTGAAGAAGCGAGACAGCAAATTCTCGCTGGCACATTAGAAGTCCCGCAAATTGATTTCACCGCAATGTCTGAAGAATAG
- a CDS encoding cupin domain-containing protein, with translation MNWKSRWSEQHADADALKQQLQSEGFNAYEWTGRPGGAYLDYIHTQDEVVCVLSGTADVKVADEQGTVEVGDRIDVPANTYHSITVTSQEPLVVLTGMRRT, from the coding sequence ATGAATTGGAAATCGCGCTGGTCAGAACAGCATGCGGACGCTGACGCTTTAAAGCAACAGCTGCAATCCGAAGGCTTCAATGCTTATGAATGGACAGGTCGTCCGGGTGGTGCTTACCTTGATTATATCCATACCCAAGATGAAGTTGTCTGTGTCCTGTCTGGCACCGCTGACGTGAAGGTTGCCGATGAACAGGGTACCGTTGAAGTTGGTGACCGGATAGACGTTCCTGCAAATACCTATCATTCGATCACCGTCACGAGTCAAGAACCCTTGGTCGTCCTGACGGGAATGCGAAGAACTTAG
- a CDS encoding type II toxin-antitoxin system PemK/MazF family toxin — protein MGPPTTFRPGEVVLIRFPFSDLSQTKLRPAVILANAGRGDWILSQVTSNPHIGTPFISLTDTSFATGSLRLVSYVLPGKLFTAHRELIVAHLGTLKSDAFNEVVETVINILRTNLTP, from the coding sequence ATGGGCCCACCTACAACATTTAGACCCGGAGAAGTCGTCTTAATTCGCTTTCCATTTTCGGATTTATCCCAAACAAAATTGAGACCTGCAGTAATCCTCGCGAATGCTGGACGAGGAGATTGGATACTCAGCCAGGTTACGAGCAATCCACATATAGGGACACCGTTTATCTCGCTAACCGACACTTCTTTTGCTACCGGCTCGTTACGTTTAGTAAGTTATGTCCTTCCCGGCAAGTTGTTCACTGCTCACCGCGAGCTCATAGTCGCGCATCTCGGCACTTTAAAATCAGACGCGTTCAATGAGGTTGTTGAAACGGTTATCAACATTCTCCGTACAAACCTAACACCATAG
- a CDS encoding sulfatase yields MNKPNIVYIHSHDTGRYVQPYGHAIPTPNIQKLAEEGVVFRNAFCANPTCSPSRAALLTGQWAHSCGMGGLANRGWSLPVPEHLITYTLNQAGYTTALAGFQHVVRDLKETGYQRLLSEGSVRAGAEERARAFIEEKHDAPFFLDVGFGETHRRAKGFDPPPDGEPKTDPRYVKPPAPFPDTPVTRQDMAEYIDAARTLDRKMGVVFDALEENGLAENTLVICTTDHGLAFPRMKCHLSDHGIGIMLIVRGPGGFDGGQVVDGLVSQIDLFPTICELAEIEAPPWLQGNSVLPLVRGEAEDTRDAIFAEVNYHCCYEPQRAVRTKRWKYIRRYDDAEKWALPNCDDSISKTFMMDHGWGDDPVESERLYDVVFDPSEAHNLAENPDYADVLAEMQDRLEQWRTKTNDPVSENQIMVPPETAVSNDPTDISPGDKHYPAREMV; encoded by the coding sequence ATGAACAAACCAAATATAGTCTATATTCATTCACACGATACAGGACGATATGTGCAGCCCTACGGGCATGCAATCCCAACACCAAACATACAAAAACTCGCGGAAGAGGGGGTCGTGTTTCGGAATGCCTTTTGTGCGAATCCAACCTGTTCGCCATCCCGCGCCGCACTGCTCACCGGACAATGGGCACATAGTTGTGGTATGGGTGGATTGGCAAACCGTGGCTGGAGTCTTCCAGTACCAGAGCACCTCATAACCTACACCTTGAATCAAGCAGGCTACACCACCGCCTTGGCAGGATTCCAGCACGTTGTCCGAGACCTCAAAGAAACAGGATACCAAAGACTTTTATCTGAAGGAAGTGTCCGAGCAGGTGCAGAAGAACGCGCCCGTGCCTTCATCGAGGAGAAACACGATGCACCGTTCTTTTTGGATGTTGGGTTTGGTGAGACACATCGCCGAGCAAAAGGATTTGATCCACCACCTGATGGAGAACCGAAGACGGATCCGCGCTATGTGAAACCTCCAGCACCATTCCCCGATACGCCTGTTACTCGACAAGACATGGCGGAATACATAGACGCAGCACGAACCCTTGATAGGAAAATGGGTGTGGTCTTCGACGCGCTGGAAGAAAACGGTCTTGCTGAGAATACGCTTGTGATATGTACGACCGACCACGGACTTGCATTCCCACGCATGAAATGCCACCTCAGTGACCACGGCATCGGTATAATGTTGATTGTTCGGGGTCCCGGCGGTTTTGATGGAGGGCAAGTCGTGGACGGGTTGGTCAGTCAGATTGACCTCTTCCCAACGATCTGTGAATTGGCAGAGATTGAAGCACCCCCGTGGCTCCAAGGTAATTCCGTTCTCCCGTTAGTGCGTGGTGAGGCGGAGGATACCCGTGATGCTATCTTTGCTGAAGTTAACTACCACTGCTGTTATGAACCGCAACGTGCGGTCCGAACCAAGCGGTGGAAATACATTAGACGCTATGACGACGCTGAGAAGTGGGCACTACCGAATTGTGACGATAGCATCAGTAAAACCTTTATGATGGATCACGGTTGGGGTGATGATCCCGTTGAATCGGAACGGTTGTATGATGTCGTGTTCGATCCATCAGAGGCACATAACCTTGCAGAAAATCCTGATTATGCGGACGTTTTGGCAGAGATGCAAGACCGCTTGGAGCAGTGGCGTACAAAAACAAACGATCCGGTGAGCGAAAACCAGATTATGGTGCCACCGGAAACGGCTGTGTCGAACGATCCGACAGATATATCACCGGGCGATAAGCACTATCCCGCCCGTGAAATGGTATAG
- a CDS encoding alcohol dehydrogenase catalytic domain-containing protein: protein MVNEIEIDTIPDVCYISNRFVPFEETTVKAAQFYGGKDIRIETVPDPTPEEGQVLVQVEATGICGSDLHGYHHQPEKPLSPRIGGHELTGEIIDIGSGVTGPKKGMRVAVEPISPCNNCPECYNGYYNICANLRHGGGGFAEFMVARTANVYSLPESVSIEGGALAEVYAVAVHAVNRAMVSPGDRVAIIGSGPVGLTIAQVADIAGATSIAMLGKPDGPIQIAHEAVGAVPINVDKTDAVEAITDWSDGRGADVVFEAVGGSANTLEQATEIAAKRGRICMVGGHRTPLTFSERFARSRELTVIWSFCYGRRGGKTEFQVAIDLLAAGKLDPNPLITHRFDLDDINEAFAVAAGRDEHGSVKVLVIPND from the coding sequence ATGGTTAACGAAATCGAGATTGACACAATTCCCGATGTATGCTATATTTCAAACAGATTTGTACCATTTGAGGAGACTACTGTGAAAGCGGCACAATTTTATGGCGGAAAAGACATAAGGATTGAAACGGTACCTGATCCAACGCCTGAAGAGGGGCAGGTACTCGTCCAAGTAGAAGCGACAGGAATCTGTGGCAGCGATTTGCACGGGTACCATCATCAACCGGAAAAGCCCCTATCGCCACGTATCGGTGGACACGAATTGACAGGCGAGATCATCGACATAGGCAGCGGCGTTACAGGACCTAAAAAAGGGATGCGCGTGGCGGTTGAACCGATTAGTCCGTGTAACAACTGTCCCGAATGCTATAACGGTTACTATAACATCTGTGCGAATTTGCGACACGGTGGTGGCGGCTTTGCAGAATTTATGGTTGCGCGTACTGCAAATGTGTATTCATTACCAGAAAGCGTCTCCATTGAGGGTGGGGCATTGGCAGAGGTCTACGCGGTAGCAGTCCACGCGGTCAACAGAGCAATGGTATCGCCTGGAGACCGCGTCGCCATTATTGGAAGCGGTCCAGTCGGATTGACAATTGCTCAAGTCGCAGATATTGCAGGGGCAACCTCTATCGCCATGCTCGGAAAGCCGGACGGACCGATACAGATCGCCCACGAAGCAGTCGGAGCCGTGCCTATTAATGTGGATAAAACAGATGCTGTTGAGGCTATTACAGACTGGAGCGATGGTAGAGGTGCGGATGTCGTTTTTGAGGCAGTGGGTGGCAGCGCAAATACACTGGAACAGGCAACAGAGATTGCAGCGAAACGCGGACGCATCTGTATGGTCGGTGGTCATCGTACGCCACTCACCTTTTCAGAACGGTTCGCACGGAGTCGAGAACTCACGGTCATCTGGTCGTTCTGTTACGGGAGACGTGGTGGGAAAACAGAGTTTCAAGTCGCTATCGATTTGCTTGCCGCAGGTAAACTTGATCCGAACCCCTTGATTACGCATAGGTTCGACTTAGACGATATTAACGAGGCATTTGCTGTCGCTGCTGGACGTGATGAACACGGATCTGTTAAAGTTCTCGTGATACCGAACGATTAG
- a CDS encoding ThuA domain-containing protein: METLKLLVFVGTEGIYHDHAGNGQFLTSMLNDTDEVAADFSQDYNVLADGLSGYDTVLFYTDVGELSAAQEAGLLNYIRTGGGFFGLHTAAASFRESEGYHGMLNGFFDGHSPYMDFMVNVSDSGHPITEGLADFGVMDELYYLKHNPDTSHHLMHAYDETKDETHVMAFHHTYGEGRVFYFALGHDMAVLENPSFQTVIRRGALWAGNRL, from the coding sequence ATGGAAACACTTAAATTGCTTGTATTTGTCGGTACAGAAGGTATTTATCACGATCACGCGGGAAACGGACAGTTCTTGACATCAATGCTCAACGATACCGACGAGGTTGCAGCTGATTTCTCGCAAGACTACAATGTGCTTGCTGACGGACTTAGTGGGTATGACACCGTGCTTTTCTATACGGATGTTGGAGAACTTTCGGCGGCACAAGAGGCAGGTCTGCTCAACTATATTAGGACGGGTGGTGGATTTTTCGGATTGCACACCGCGGCTGCTTCGTTTCGGGAGTCCGAAGGCTACCACGGTATGCTTAACGGGTTTTTCGATGGACACAGCCCGTATATGGATTTCATGGTGAATGTGAGTGACAGTGGACATCCGATTACCGAAGGGTTAGCCGATTTTGGGGTGATGGATGAACTCTACTACCTTAAACACAATCCTGACACATCACACCACCTGATGCATGCTTATGACGAGACGAAAGATGAAACGCATGTTATGGCGTTCCATCATACGTATGGTGAGGGTAGGGTCTTTTACTTCGCACTCGGACACGATATGGCAGTGCTTGAAAATCCGAGTTTCCAAACGGTTATCCGACGCGGGGCGTTATGGGCGGGTAATCGACTTTGA
- a CDS encoding VOC family protein encodes MKIRVTAIFVKDQESALKFYTEKLGFVKKRDIPLENGDRWLTVVSKEEQDGPELLLEPLSDNHFKPAETYQKAVFDAGLPYTQFSVGNVQKEYERLINLGVEFSVEPTDIGTTIFAVFDDTCGNNIQIVDIE; translated from the coding sequence ATGAAAATTAGAGTAACCGCCATTTTCGTTAAAGATCAGGAAAGTGCCCTAAAGTTTTATACTGAAAAATTGGGATTTGTCAAGAAGAGGGACATTCCCTTAGAAAATGGGGACAGATGGCTTACGGTAGTATCAAAAGAAGAACAAGACGGACCTGAACTTTTATTAGAACCATTATCTGATAACCATTTTAAACCCGCCGAAACGTATCAAAAAGCTGTATTTGATGCAGGGCTTCCATATACTCAATTCAGTGTAGGAAACGTTCAGAAAGAATATGAGCGATTAATCAACCTTGGAGTCGAATTCAGTGTAGAACCTACTGATATAGGAACAACAATTTTTGCTGTTTTCGATGATACTTGCGGAAATAATATTCAGATCGTAGACATTGAGTGA
- a CDS encoding leucyl aminopeptidase: MNITVKTGAFTQEQSDVIAIGILENPDFYSAPLQNIEQVLGGRIREVMNLGDFKGKHKTTCWLYTNGAIAAPRVLLVGLGEYHDLTVEKVREAAGNAARTIRDKGLSTAAIPIPIEATPEMIQAAAEATLLALYQFNEHKTDSDDDDEKKKLESITFLAESEQSKAMIENAAQRGETIAKGTLLARDLSNQPANYLTPTQLAEKAQTVAEASGLGCEIFDKVTLEEKGFRTLLAVAQGSAEEPRFIILEYTPDGEGQDTVVLVGKGITFDTGGISLKAGSGMHEMKHDMSGAAAVIGAMQVIGQLKPNVRVIGVVAATENMPSGTAVKPGDVITSYGGKTIEILNTDAEGRLVLADALGWTAQYNPKGVIDLATLTGAVITCLGHIAAGAMGTDEELMAKVKSAAVKTHERVWELPLWDDYDEGVKSKVADVQNIGDGGAGTIAGGAFLKKFAEGYPWVHLDIAGTAWGMKGASYIPEGASGYGVRLLVQLVEDW; the protein is encoded by the coding sequence ATGAACATTACTGTCAAAACGGGCGCGTTTACCCAAGAACAGAGCGATGTCATCGCCATCGGTATACTGGAAAATCCGGATTTCTATAGCGCGCCGCTCCAAAATATAGAACAAGTCCTCGGTGGACGCATTCGCGAAGTGATGAATCTTGGTGACTTCAAAGGTAAACACAAAACCACCTGTTGGCTCTATACAAATGGAGCAATAGCCGCGCCTCGCGTGCTGCTGGTCGGTTTAGGTGAATATCATGACCTCACTGTTGAAAAGGTGCGTGAGGCAGCCGGTAATGCCGCACGAACGATTCGCGACAAGGGATTAAGTACCGCAGCAATTCCGATCCCCATTGAAGCTACACCTGAAATGATTCAAGCCGCAGCGGAGGCAACTCTTCTCGCCCTCTACCAGTTCAATGAACATAAAACAGATAGCGACGATGACGACGAAAAAAAGAAGCTTGAATCCATTACGTTCTTAGCCGAGAGCGAACAGAGCAAAGCAATGATAGAAAATGCTGCGCAGCGCGGGGAAACGATAGCCAAAGGCACACTCCTTGCCCGTGATCTAAGTAATCAGCCAGCGAACTATCTCACACCGACACAACTCGCTGAAAAAGCACAAACGGTAGCAGAAGCATCAGGTCTCGGTTGCGAAATTTTTGACAAAGTAACCCTCGAAGAAAAAGGTTTCCGAACACTTCTCGCTGTCGCCCAAGGAAGTGCCGAAGAGCCGCGGTTTATCATTCTGGAATATACGCCTGACGGTGAGGGGCAAGACACGGTCGTGCTTGTTGGAAAAGGGATTACGTTTGACACAGGTGGTATTTCGCTCAAAGCCGGCAGCGGCATGCATGAGATGAAACATGATATGTCAGGTGCCGCAGCGGTAATAGGAGCGATGCAAGTAATCGGTCAACTCAAACCCAATGTTCGTGTTATCGGTGTGGTCGCCGCAACCGAGAACATGCCGAGCGGGACCGCTGTTAAGCCCGGCGATGTCATTACCTCCTACGGTGGCAAAACAATAGAGATTCTCAACACCGACGCAGAGGGTCGGTTAGTCCTAGCGGATGCTCTCGGATGGACAGCACAATATAACCCCAAAGGCGTTATCGACTTAGCCACACTCACCGGTGCTGTGATTACCTGCTTAGGGCATATCGCAGCAGGAGCCATGGGTACAGATGAGGAACTCATGGCGAAAGTGAAATCGGCAGCTGTAAAAACACATGAGCGCGTTTGGGAATTGCCGCTGTGGGACGATTACGATGAAGGGGTCAAAAGCAAGGTCGCAGATGTACAGAACATCGGCGATGGTGGTGCAGGCACAATCGCAGGTGGGGCATTTCTGAAGAAATTCGCAGAGGGTTACCCGTGGGTGCATCTCGATATCGCTGGCACCGCTTGGGGCATGAAAGGTGCCAGCTACATCCCTGAGGGTGCGTCGGGCTACGGTGTACGGTTGTTGGTGCAGTTAGTTGAAGATTGGTAG
- a CDS encoding DUF4351 domain-containing protein: MEQGETQAKQAAVLKLLQFRFNDVPESVANQVASIRSVSRLDSLFEEVWEATTLDEIDWQKRNK; encoded by the coding sequence ATTGAACAAGGTGAAACCCAGGCGAAACAGGCAGCAGTGCTCAAGCTCCTGCAGTTCCGATTTAATGACGTTCCAGAATCGGTTGCGAATCAGGTAGCCTCAATACGAAGCGTCTCGCGTCTTGATTCACTCTTTGAAGAAGTCTGGGAAGCCACTACACTTGATGAGATTGATTGGCAGAAACGCAACAAGTAG